The sequence GTCAGTCCTCAGTTGCCAGAAACATTCCTTTGACGTGGTAGATTGTTCCGCTTTCTGAATTATCCCAGCACATTCGAGGAGCGATTATGAAGTGGAAGCCATCCTCCGCCGCTCTGTTCACGTTCGTCCTCAGTTGTCTCGCGATGTCCCAGCAGGTGACCGCGATTCGCGCCGGGCATCTCATCGATCCCGCCACCGGCAAGGTTACGGACAATCGGGTGATCGTCATCAAGGAGGGGAAGGTCGAGAGCGCAGGCGGCAGCGTGCCTGCGGGGGCGCAGGTGATCGACCTGTCGAAGCAGTGGGTGATGCCGGGGCTGATGGACGCGCACACCCACATCACGATGGATATTCCGCCGGCGCCGCCGGATGTCTCGTCGTGGGAGGCGGTCCAAGCCAAGGAGAGCACGGCGTTCCGCGCGCTGCGCGGGCTGCACCAGGCGGAGGACATCCTGCACAGCGGGTTCACCACCATCCGCGACGTGGGCAATGCCGGTAATTACGCCGACACGGCACTCCGCCAGGCCCTGGAGAAGGGATGGTTCGTGGGCCCCACCATCATCAACGCGGGCAAGATCATCGCGAACTTCGGGGGGCAATCGCACGGAGTCTCCCCGGAGCAGGGCCGCATGTGGAATTTCGAGTACCTGGACGCCGACAATCCGGCGGAGATCCGCAAGGCCATCCACCAGGACATCTACTACGGGGCAAAGGTGATCAAGCTGGTGGCCGACAACGAGGGCTTCGTCTACACGGAGGAAGACATCCGGGCCGCTGCGGACGAGGCCCACAAGGCAGGACTGAAGCTGGCGGTGCACGTGTTCGGAGGACAGGCCGCAACCAACGTCATCGAGGGCGGGGCGGACTCGGTGGAACACGGGTTCGGGCTGACCGACGAGCAGCTCCAGCTCATGAAGCAGAAAGGCACGTACCTGGCGGGCACGGATTTTCCCTACGAGCACCTGGCTGCCTTCGGGGGCATACTGCCTGGGTTCGACCTTCGGAAGACCGCCGACCAGATCCAGGACCGGCTGTCACGCGCCTACAAGATCGGCGTCAGAATGGCGTTCAGCACCGACGACATCGCCAACCTGCCGGGCAAGAACCGCGGACAGATGTCGATGGACTTTCTGGACATCTGGACCAAGGCCGGGATTCCCGCGCCCGCGATCCTGAAAGCCATGACCACGAATTGTGCGGAGCTGCTGGGGATCGAGAAGGAGCGCGGGGCGATCGCCGCCGGCCAATACGCGGACATCATCGCCACCACGGCCAATCCCCTCCAGGATATCCAGGCGCTGCGCAACGTGACCTTCGTGATGAAGGAAGGGCGGGTGGTGAAGCAGAAGTAGCCGGCGCGAGCGGTGGCAGTTGTACAATCGCGGCTTCGAGGAGAGCCAAAGTCCGGTGATGCGAAGATCTCTGATATTGGCGCTGGTGATGGTGGCAATCGGCGCCCAGGCGAAGTTCATCCCCGACCCCATCGTGCAGTACAAGGTCGACGCGCGCCTCGACCCGCAGGCCAAGACTCTCAAGGGCCACGAGGT comes from Terriglobales bacterium and encodes:
- a CDS encoding amidohydrolase family protein is translated as MKWKPSSAALFTFVLSCLAMSQQVTAIRAGHLIDPATGKVTDNRVIVIKEGKVESAGGSVPAGAQVIDLSKQWVMPGLMDAHTHITMDIPPAPPDVSSWEAVQAKESTAFRALRGLHQAEDILHSGFTTIRDVGNAGNYADTALRQALEKGWFVGPTIINAGKIIANFGGQSHGVSPEQGRMWNFEYLDADNPAEIRKAIHQDIYYGAKVIKLVADNEGFVYTEEDIRAAADEAHKAGLKLAVHVFGGQAATNVIEGGADSVEHGFGLTDEQLQLMKQKGTYLAGTDFPYEHLAAFGGILPGFDLRKTADQIQDRLSRAYKIGVRMAFSTDDIANLPGKNRGQMSMDFLDIWTKAGIPAPAILKAMTTNCAELLGIEKERGAIAAGQYADIIATTANPLQDIQALRNVTFVMKEGRVVKQK